Within the Pseudomonas putida genome, the region ATGCTCCGGCCGCTCCAAGGCGATGACGATGTCCGCCTCGCGCTTGGACAGGCTGATGAAATGCGGCAGCGGCAGGATATCCACCGATATCGCCGGGTAGGCATCGACGAAATGGCTCAACTGCGGGGTGACGAAAAAGCTGCCGAAGCCTTCCGTACACCCCATGCGCACATGGCCCGACAACGCCACGCCTGAACCGGACACCTGTTCGCAGGCCATGTGCAGCGTGCTTTCGATCGACTCCGCATAACCGAGCAAGCGCTGCCCCTCGGCAGTCAGGACAAAGCCATTGGTCCGGGATTTCTCGAAAAGAAGTGTACCCAACGCACCTTCCAGCGAAGTGATGCGCCGCGACACCGTGGTGTAGTCGACGCTCAGGCGTTTGGCCGCGCTGCTGGCCTTGCGGGTGCGTGCCACTTCGAGGAAGAACTTCAAATCGTCCCAGTTCAGCGAACTGAGGGAGGTCAGGTCTTTTTGCATGTTGATCCGGTTTTTTTGTACGTTCTTGTTGGATGTTTGCACATCTATACTCGAAAAAAGCCCCATGACGCCACCTCGCGTTTGCACGGCGCTGGCGATCTCGTCCTGACAATAATTCCAAGGAGAACGCAGATGAACGCACCCCAATCCCCCGACCAAACCAAGGTCGAGCAGGTCAAGCTGCTGATCGACGGCCAGTGGGTCGAGTCCAAGACCACCGAATGGCGCGACATCGTCAACCCGGCCACCCAGCAGGTGCTGGCGCGGGTGCCGTTCGCCACCGTCGAAGAAGTGGATGCCGCCGTGGCGGCTGCCGAGCGTGCCTTCAAGACCTGGCGCGACACCCCGATCGGCGCACGCATGCGCATCATGCTCAAGCTGCAGGCGTTGATCCGCGAACACAGCAAGCGCATTGCCCTGACCCTGAGCGCCGAGCAGGGCAAAACCATTGCCGATGCCGAAGGTGATATTTTCCGAGGCCTGGAAGTGGTCGAGCACGCCGCCTCCATCGGCACCTTGCAGATGGGCGAGTTCGCCGAAAACGTCGCCGGCGGCGTCGACACCTACACGCTGCGCCAACCCATCGGCGTGTGCGCCGGCATCACCCCGTTCAACTTCCCGGCGATGATCCCCCTGTGGATGTTCCCCATGGCCATCGTCTGCGGTAACACCTTCGTGCTCAAACCGTCCGAGCAGGACCCGCTGTCGACCATGATGCTGGTCGAGCTGGCGCTGGAAGCCGGGGTGCCGGCCGGTGTGCTGAACGTGGTCCACGGCGGCAAGCAGGTAGTGGATGCGATCTGCACGCACAAGGATATCAAGGCGATCTCCTTCGTCGGGTCCACCGAAGTCGGCACCCATGTGTACAACCTGGGCAGCCAGCACGGCAAGCGCGTGCAGTCGATGATGGGGGCCAAGAACCACGCCGTGGTCCTGCCCGATGCCAACCGTACCCAGACCATCAACGCCTTGGTCGGTGCCGCCTTCGGCGCCGCTGGCCAGCGCTGCATGGCCACCTCGGTGGCGGTGCTTGTGGGCAAGGCACGTGAATGGCTGCCGGATATCAAGGAGGCGGCCAGCAAGCTCAAGGTCAACGCCGGCAGCGAGCCGGGCACCGATGTCGGCCCGGTGGTTTCCAAGCGTGCCAAGGAGCGTGTGCTGGGCCTGATAGAAAGCGGTATCAAGGAAGGCGCCAAGCTGGAACTCGATGGCCGCGACGTGACGGTCCCGGGTTACGAGCAAGGCAATTTCGTCGGCCCGACCCTGTTCTCCGGTGTGACAACCGATATGCAGGTCTACACCCAGGAAATCTTCGGCCCGGTTCTGGTGACCCTGGCAGTCGACACCCTCGACGAAGCCATCGCGCTGGTCAACGCCAACCCGTTCGGCAACGGCACAGGCCTGTTCACCCAGAGCGGCGCGGCGGCGCGCAAGTTCCAGAGCGAAATCGATATCGGCCAGGTCGGTATCAATATCCCGATCCCGGTACCCGTGCCGTTCTTCAGCTTCACCGGGTCGCGTGGCTCCAAGCTCGGTGACCTCGGCCCGTACGGCAAGCAGGTGGTGCAGTTCTACACGCAGACCAAGACCGTCACCGCCCGCTGGTTCGATGACGACAGCGTCAATGACGGTGTGAACACCACCATCAGCCTGCGCTAAGGAGATCGCCATGCGTATCGCATTCATCGGCCTGGGCAACATGGGCGCCCCCATGGCCCGCAACTTGATCAAGGCCGGGCACCAGCTGAACCTGTTCGACCTGAACAAGACCGTACTGGCCGAGCTCGCCGAACTGGGCGGGCAGGTCAGCGCCTCGCCCAAGGAAGCGGCAGCCAACAGCGAGCTGGTGATCACCATGCTGCCGGCTGCAGCCCATGTGCGCAGTGTCTACCTGAACGAAGACGGCGTGCTGGCGGGCGTGCGCCCGGGCACACCGACCGTGGACTGCAGCACCATCGACCCGCAGACGGCGCGTGAGGTGTGCAAGGCCGCTGCGGCCAAAGGTGTGGACATGGGCGATGCGCCGGTTTCCGGCGGCACTGGCGGCGCGGCGGCAGGCACCTTGACGTTCATGGTCGGTGCCAGCGCAGCGCTTTTTGCCACGCTCAAGCCGGTGCTGGAACAGATGGGCCGCAACATCGTGCACTGCGGCGAGGTCGGCACCGGACAGATTGCCAAGGTCTGCAACAACCTGCTGCTGGGCATCTCGATGATCGGCGTAGCTGAGGCCATGGCGCTGGGCAATGCGCTGGGGATCGACACCAAGGTACTGGCCGGCATCATCAACAGCTCGACCGGGCGTTGCTGGAGTTCCGATACCTACAACCCCTGGCCGGGCATCATCGAAACCGCCCCGGCATCCCGCGGCTATACCGGTGGCTTTGGTGCCGAGCTGATGCTCAAGGACCTGGGGCTGGCGACCGAAGCCGCGCGCCAGGTGCACCAACCAGTCATTCTCGGAGCTGTGGCCCAGCAGCTGTATCAGGCGATGAGCCTGCGCGGCGAGGGTGGCAAAGATTTCTCGGCGATCGTCGAGGGCTACCGCAAGAAGGATTGACGAGCGAGGTGGACTTCATCGCGGGCCGGGCGGCCTTCCCTCTGTAACTGCGCACCAGAGGGCAGGTTGCCCGTAACGCGATTTTTTTAACCATTATTGAGGCAAGGGGGGTAAGTAATGCATGAAAATTCCTAATCCAAAAAATGCAATGGTTAATATTAAATTCGCAGCACCCAAGATGATGAGCGGTTTTTTGATTTTTGAGGGTAGACTATTTACTTCCTTGATATCCACGAGATTTTTACGCGCGTAAATTTTGGGGATGAGCAGGATGAATGAGACATTGGAAAGACGAAGGAGCTTTCCAAACAGGCCGGCATGTAGCCATATTTTCTTTTCGCCGTGTACTGCTTTGCAATTTAACAAAAAGCCTTCAATGTAATCGATTTTGCGATGTGCTATATATGTCATTATTGCAAGGCTCATGAAAATTGAGGCCGTGACAGTCATGGAGCACACTAGAAAGATTAGGTGGGTGAGTGTCATTTTGTTACAGCCTCATACAGCAATTCTCCCGCTTTGGCTCCTATTTCAGTCCCCAGTTTGCCCCCTACCATTCCCCCCGCTGTACCACCGAATATCCCGCAAGCGAATGCTCCTGTTCCACCTGATGCTACGCCAAAGACCAAGCTGCAAGCTGCACCAACAAGAAGTTTACCACCGGCTGCCCCGGCAGCCGTACCCCCTAGACCCAAGGCTAAGGAGCTAATCTCGACGTAATGCGCTTTTTTGCATTCCTCCTCGCGTCCAAGCGTACAGGCTTTATGTATCTCTAGGCCCGTAGCAGCGACGTCTAACGAAATCCCTACATACGTTCCTTTCTTGATCAGCTTAGCAGCCTTCGCTACGCCTGAGACTTTGTTGGCATATCCTGCAATCTCTCCCGTATGTAAGTAACTCTTTGTGGATATTCCCAACATCCTCTTGATCGAGCTTTTGTTCCTTAAACCTGAACCGTAAGCAGCCAGCTTGTTCATCTGCTGATCCAACTTCATGAACAAGGCTGAACGCTTCGCATAGAACTGATCGCGAGCTGTTATCGTCCCTGACCCGAGATACTGCTGATGCAGCTTCTCAATATCCATCAAGGTGGCCTCGATGGCTTTGAGGTGCTTGCTCCACCCTTCACTGACAATGCCAGCGCCCACGGAGGCATGCGCGATGAGGCTCTTCAAGGTCTCGAAGTTATCTAGGAAAAAATTATCCACACCCTGGCCGTTGCGCATCAGTCCTATGTGCACAACGGCGGCCTGCTTCATCAACCAGGCTTCCTGGCTGGTACAGGAAGCGGTCGTGGGATCGCCGATGATCACCAGTTCACCGCTACGGACCACTGTATCGGCAATATGAGCGTTGAGCACATCGAACTTTTCCAGCGAATGACCGGTTAATCGAAGGTCTGTTTTGAGCCGGTGATAGTTTTGCAACTTAAAATTGAGAAACGCTCGGGCTTCTGACACAGCGCTGCCCTCACGCGTACTTTTTGTTACCGATACGGTCCCAACCTCCAGCGATATTGCCGCCGCCGGCGCCATCAAGCCGCCGCTGCTGAGTGTATGTGGTCTTGATGCGACCGTAATTGAGCTGCACCACTTCCAGCGGTACACCCGCGTCAACGCACTGCGAATATTCGGCGATAATAACTTCTTCTAGAATGATTTCGTAATATTTTAGTTTTTCGCCTCCGGCGCGACAGAGCGCCAGCTTCACTTCCTTGAGGTGTTGCCCGGTACAACTGGCCTCCATCAGTTTGCAACTGGCACTGTCAAGATATTTCCTAAAGGTGAAGTTGGTCACGGTGGTGCGCCCAGATGTAGCGCCCCCAGCGGAGCTCGCAGTGGCGGATGTGCTTTGACTGACGCCAAAGTCGTAACCGATTACTTCAATCCATTTTTTGTATTGTTCGTCCAGGGCTTCACCTGGAATGGTGTCGATCTGAATGTATGCATCAAAAGCCATCGTTACCGCTCCCTGGCAATTATTTTTACTGGGTAATGTCGCCCGTCGATATGGGCCATGAATGGAGCCTAGGCCGGCAAAAAAACGAGCGCAATACATTATGGGAGGCAACGATGCGTTTCAGAAAAGGACTACAAAGATGGAAGGTAGGCTGAGCGTATATGTCAGAGGATGTAACTGTGGCCCTGTGGGGGGGCGAGTTGTCCACAGGGCCGGAGTAACAGATCAGGCGAAAACGAAATACTTACGTACCGTCTCGACCACTTCCCAGGTCCCTTTCATGCCCGGTTCGATCACGAACACATCACCGGCCTTCAGGTGTTTGGGCGCTTCACCTTCCGGGGTGACGATGCAGTAACCCTCAAGAAAGTGGCAGAACTCCCACTTCTCGTAGTTGACCTCGAACTTGCCCGGCGTGCAGATCCAGGTGCCCATGATCTTGCTGCCGTCGGCCGACAGGTAAGCATTGAGGTTGACGGTGTGCGGATCGCCGCCGATGCGCTTCCACTTGGTAGCGTCCACGACCGGTGTCGGGCAAGTTTCGCGCAGGACGGTGATGAAATCGGACATGGCACAACTCCTGGTGACTGGCTGAATGACTCGACACCATAGGGCCATTGGCCGAGCCGCAGTTGCCTGGGCTCGACGTTCAGGTGCCTGACTGCGCTATGTGCATGCGCGTGGGTAAGCGCGCTCAGGGCTTGGCCAGCCGCTCGACCAACCCGGCTGCATAGCCTGGCAACCCCGCAAAATCCCGTGCGCACAGCAGCAATCGGCGATTCGCCCAGTCCTCGCGCAGCGCCACCCAGTGCAGCGGCAACACGCCTTCCCAGCGCTTCACTGCCGCCAATGGCACCACGCCAACCCCGGCGCCACCCGCAACCATGCGGATTACCCCGTCAAAACCTTCGGCGCGCACCCGTACGTGCATGCGCCGCCCTTCGCGCAGGGCCTGCTCCTCCAGATACAACGCCAGGGCGCTGTTCGCACCGAGCCCGACATGCCCGTGGGCAAGGCTGTCGATGAAGCTTGGGGCAGGCTCCGAGCCGAGCGGGTGAGCAAGCGGACTGATCAGCACCAGCGGGTCGTCGCGAAACGGCAGGGTTTGCAGGTGCGTGCTGGGCGCAGCGGTGGAGATGATGCCCACATCGGCCATGCCTTGGCTGATCGACTGCACGATCCTCAGGCTCGGCATTTCCTGCACGTCGACGCTCACGCCAGGGTTATCGGCCAGATACCCGGCCAACTGCTCCGGCAGGTATTCGGTCAGCGCCGCTGTGTTGCACAGTAGGCGCACCTGGCCCTGCTGCCCCTGAGCGTACTGGCCCAGGTCGAACTGCAGGCGTTCGACCTGCTGGCCGATCAGCCGAGCATGCTGAAGCAGCGCCTGGCCCGCTGGGGTCGGCTGTACACCGCGGCGGTTGCGTTCCAGCAACGCAGTGCCGAGCGAGGCTTCCATGGCGCGGATTCGCGCACTGGCAGCCGGCAGCGACAGGTGGCTGCGGCGGGCCCCGGCGGTGATGTTGCCGCACTCCAGGGTGTGCCGAAATAGCGTGAGATCAATCAGGTCGAAATGCATCAGCCTCTGTCCTGGTGAGAGTCAGGCTGAGTATATGGCAGATTTTCAGCAGCCCCGTTGCACGCCATGATGGTGGTCATGAATGACCTGATCGCTTTCTATCAACATATCGGGCCGGATCTGTCCCTGCTGGTAATCATGACGTTCCTGCTGGCGGGCGCGGTGAAAGGGGTGATCGGCCTGGGCCTGCCGACCATCGCGATGGGGCTTTTAGGCCTGGCTATGCCTCCGGCGCAGGCTGCCGCGTTGCTGATCGTGCCATCGACTATCACCAACCTTTGGCAGCTGGCGGCGGGAGGCCACCTGCCGGCATTGCTGCGGCGTCTCGGGCCGATGCTCGCGATGATTTTTATGGGGACGCTGCTTGGTAGTGCCTGGCTGGGGATCGACAGTGGCCCATGGGCGGCGCATGCGTTGGGCGCGGCGCTGCTGGTGTACGCCTTGTATGGCCTGATCGGGCCTGGACTGCGGCTGGCGGCAGGCAGAGAAGGGTGGCTTGGGCCGTTGTGCGGGATGCTGACCGGCATCGTGAGCGCCGCCACGGGGGTGTTCGTGATACCCGCAGTGCCTTACCTGCAGAGCCTTGGCCTGAGCCGCGACGAAATGATCCAGGCATTGGGGCTGGCGTTCACCGTCTCGACCCTGGCGCTGGCTCTGGGCCTGGCTGGCCAAGACGCCTTGGGTGGCCAGGCAATGGGGGCTTCATTGCTGATGCTGGCACCCGCGCTCCTGGGCATGCTGGTTGGCCAGTGGCTGCGCCAGCGCATCAGCGCCGTGCTGTTCAAACGGTGCTTCTTCATCGGCCTGGCCGCGCTGGGCGGCCACCTGCTGATCAACGGCTAGCGGAGGACGCGCTGAGCATTTCTATCAGCTGAATATCGAAGTCACGCTCAAGATACTCCATACGTTTTTCGAAGAACTCGACCATGTGCGGCAACGCCGAATGCACATCCAGCGCCGCTTTGTTGGCCCATACCTCGAAGAATACGAACAGGCTTGGGTCTTCCTTGTCGCGCAGCATGTGGTATTCGATGCAGCCAGGCTCATTGCGGCTCGGTTCAACGTAGGCGCGGAACAGGGTTTCGAATGCTTCGGCCATTTCCGGACGGGTCTTTGCCTTGAGAATGAAGGCGTACTGCTCGCTCATTGATCACAACTCATTGATGATGGGGTGAAGCGATATTAAGGCAATAATGAGCTTTGGATTCGTGACTTATGGTCAATTGTATTTTGCCCCGCTCACCCTGTATCCCATGCCCCTTGATCGCTAATCTGCCGGCCATTGATTCTTGACGCGAGGTCAGCATGAAAAAGATTCTCCTGCTCAATGGCGGTAAACAGTTCGCCCACTCTGAAGGTCGCCTCAACCAGACGCTGCACGAGGCTGCCCTCGCTCATCTCGACCGAGCCGGTTTTGACGTGCAGCAAACCTTCATCGACGCCGGCTACGACGTGCAGGCCGAGGTCGAGAAATTCCTCTGGGCCGATGTGGTGATCTACCAGATGCCGGGCTGGTGGATGGGCGCACCCTGGACCGTCAAGAAATACATCGACGAAGTCTTCACTGCAGGCCACGGCAGCCTCTACGCCAACGATGGCCGGACCCGCTCGGATGCTTCGCAGAAGTACGGTAGCGGTGGCCTGGTGCAGGGCAAGCAGTACATGCTGTCGCTGACCTGGAACGCACCGCAGCAGGCCTTCGACGACCCGAGCGATTTCTTCGAGGGCAAAGGGGTGGATGCGGTGTATTTCCCGTTCCACAAGGCCAATCAGTTCCTCGGCATGACCGGCTTGCCAACCTATCTGGCAGTCGATGTGATGAAGCGCCCGGATGTGCCGGCTGCGTTGGCAGCTTACGAGGCGCATCTGAATGCCGTGTTCGGCGTCGCTCAGTGAGATAGGGCCGCTTCGCGCCCCAATCGCCGGCAAGCCGGCTCCCACCTGGATTGCGGCAACTTTTAGAAATTGAGCAAGACAGTTGCTTCCACAGGTAAAGCCCAGGCCTGAAGCACAGCGCGGTCGGGGTGGGAGCCGGCTTGCCGGCGACTGGGCGCGAAGCGGCCCCTTGCACAGGCGCCGATCACCCGCTATCAATCACGGCCTATCCATTGTGTGGTCAATCCTGTGAAAACCCGATCCGAAGAACTCCAGGTATTCGTCGCCGTCATCGACTGCGGTTCGATTTCCGCTGCCGCCGAGCAACTGGGCCAGACGCCTTCGGCGGTCAGCCGCACCTTGGCGCGCCTGGAGGCAAAGCTGGGCACTACGCTGGTCAATCGCACCACCCGGCGCATGGACCTGACCGAAGAAGGGCGCTTTTTCCTCGAGCGTTCTCGGCTGGTGCTCCAGCAAATGGACGACATGGAAGAGCGCCTGTCGATGAACCGCCAGACACCTTCCGGGCGCTTGCGCATCAATGCCGCAGCGCCGTTCATGCTGCATGCGATCCTGCCCTGGATCGGCGAATTTCGCAGCCAGTACCCCGATATCGAGCTGGAATTGAACACCGATGACCTGATCATCGACCTGTTGGAGCAGAGTACCGACGTCGCGATCCGCATCGGTGAGTTGGCCGACTCCAGCCTGCACGCCCGTTCGCTGGGCTGCAGCCCGGTGCAAATCCTTGCAAGTCCGGCTTACCTGCAGCGACACGGTACACCGCAGCATGTCGAAGACCTGAACCATCACTGCCTGCTCGGTTTCAGCCAGCCCGAGTCACTCAACCAGTGGCCGCTGCGCCATGCCCAAGGCGACCGTTGGCCGATTCGCCCGGCGCTGCTCGCCTCCAGCGGCGAGACCCTGCGCCAGTTGGCGCTGGCCGGGGAGGGTATCGTCAGCCTCTCGCACTTCATGACCCACGAGGACATCCGCGCCGGCCGACTGCAGGTCATTCTGAGCGCTGCCACCAACGGCTACCGCCAGCCTATCCACGCTGTTTATTACCGCAACACGCAACTGGCCCTGCGCATCCAGTGCTTCCTCGACTTCATCCAGCGCAAACTGGCGATGTACGCCTGCTGAGTTGCCTGAACGCGACAAATCCTGTCCATTGGCGGCGAAACTTCCTACAGGTGATTGCACAGTCGACAGGCTTCGGCCTTACTGGGTGATCAACAAAAACAACACCAAGGAAGTGTCATGCGTATTGTCCTGTTCCAGTCCATGGCTCTCGGCGCGGCGATCTTGAGCTGTTCATCGGCCTATGCGGTAACCCTGGAGGGTGGCGCGGTGGCCGCCCCTGATCAATATGGCGCACAGGTGGCCGCCGACATCCTGAAAAAGGGCGGCAACGCGGTGGATGCGGCAGTAGCCACCGCCTTCACCCTGGCGGTGACCTACCCAGAGGCCGGCAACATCGGTGGCGGTGGTTTCATGACCCTGTTCGTCGATGGCAAGCCGTACTTCCTCGACTACCGAGAAGTGGCGCCCAAGGCCGCGACCCGCAACATGTACCTGGACGAAAAAGGCGAGGTCATCGAGAACCTCAGCTTGGTCGGCGTGCGCGCAGCCGGCGTGCCTGGCACGGTGATGGGCCTGTGGGAAGCGCACAAGAAATTCGGCAAGCTGCCCTGGAGCGAGCTGCTGACCCCCGCCATCGGCTATGCGAAAAACGGCTTCAAGATTGCCGAAAAGCAGTATCAGTACCGCAACGACGCCCAGGGCCTGTTCAAGACCGCGACCAACTTCAACGACTATTTTGGCACCATGAAGGTCGGCGAGCTGTTCAAACAGCCAGAAATGGCCCAGACCCTCGAACGTATTGCCGACAAAGGCGTGAGCGAGTTCTACCAAGGCAAGACCGCTGATCTGCTGGTGGCGCAGATGCAGGCCGACAAAGGCCTGATCACCAAAGAAGACCTCAAGGACTACAAGGCCGTCTGGCGTGAGCCCATGGCCCTGAGCTGGCGCGGCAACGTGGTTTACACCGCGCCACCGCCAAGCTCCGGCGGCGTCGCCCTGGCCCAGTTGCTGGGCATCAAGGAAGACCGTGCGGCCGACTTCAAAGGCGTGGCACACAATTCGGCGCAATACATTCACCTGCTGGCTGAGATCGAGAAGCGTGTGTTCGCCGACCGCGCCGACTACCTGGGCGACCCGGCCTTCACCAAGGTGCCGGTCGACCAGCTGATCGCCAAGGACTACCTGGCCAAGCGCGCCGCGCAGGTCAACGCCAAGGCCATCTCCGCCACCGAGGATGTCAAACCGGGCCTAGAGCCGCACCAGACCACGCACTTCTCGATCGTCGACAAACAGGGCAACGCGGTCAGCAATACCTATACCCTCAACCTCGACTACGGCAGTGGTGTGGTGGTCAAGGGCGCGGGCTTCCTGCTCAACGACGAAATGGACGACTTCAGCGCCAAACCAGGCGCAGCCAATGCCTTCGGTGTGGTGGGCGGTGATGCCAACGCCATCGAGCCGGGCAAGCGCATGCTGTCGTCCATGAGCCCCAGCCTGATGACCCGCGATGGCAAGGTCGAACTGGTGATCGGTACACCGGGCGGCTCGCGGATCTTCACTTCGATCTTCCAGGTGATGAACAACCTGTACGACTACGGCATGCCCCTGGACAAGGCCGTCGCGGCGCAGCGGGTGCACCACCAGTTGCTGCCCAAGGACACCATCTACTTCGA harbors:
- a CDS encoding sulfite exporter TauE/SafE family protein, yielding MNDLIAFYQHIGPDLSLLVIMTFLLAGAVKGVIGLGLPTIAMGLLGLAMPPAQAAALLIVPSTITNLWQLAAGGHLPALLRRLGPMLAMIFMGTLLGSAWLGIDSGPWAAHALGAALLVYALYGLIGPGLRLAAGREGWLGPLCGMLTGIVSAATGVFVIPAVPYLQSLGLSRDEMIQALGLAFTVSTLALALGLAGQDALGGQAMGASLLMLAPALLGMLVGQWLRQRISAVLFKRCFFIGLAALGGHLLING
- a CDS encoding Hcp family type VI secretion system effector; protein product: MAFDAYIQIDTIPGEALDEQYKKWIEVIGYDFGVSQSTSATASSAGGATSGRTTVTNFTFRKYLDSASCKLMEASCTGQHLKEVKLALCRAGGEKLKYYEIILEEVIIAEYSQCVDAGVPLEVVQLNYGRIKTTYTQQRRLDGAGGGNIAGGWDRIGNKKYA
- a CDS encoding LysR family transcriptional regulator — encoded protein: MQKDLTSLSSLNWDDLKFFLEVARTRKASSAAKRLSVDYTTVSRRITSLEGALGTLLFEKSRTNGFVLTAEGQRLLGYAESIESTLHMACEQVSGSGVALSGHVRMGCTEGFGSFFVTPQLSHFVDAYPAISVDILPLPHFISLSKREADIVIALERPEHGPYVCCKLCDYRLRLYATQDYLDNHAPIDQVSDLVGHPFISYVDDLAFSSELLYLANLIPNASAHLRSTSVIAQYTAALQGRGLAILPCFLAAQDARLVTVLPEQIEVTRQFWMYCREDLRKLKRITLLWDYIRGVTEANAPLLMGQTREMRFAQQ
- a CDS encoding CoA-acylating methylmalonate-semialdehyde dehydrogenase, yielding MNAPQSPDQTKVEQVKLLIDGQWVESKTTEWRDIVNPATQQVLARVPFATVEEVDAAVAAAERAFKTWRDTPIGARMRIMLKLQALIREHSKRIALTLSAEQGKTIADAEGDIFRGLEVVEHAASIGTLQMGEFAENVAGGVDTYTLRQPIGVCAGITPFNFPAMIPLWMFPMAIVCGNTFVLKPSEQDPLSTMMLVELALEAGVPAGVLNVVHGGKQVVDAICTHKDIKAISFVGSTEVGTHVYNLGSQHGKRVQSMMGAKNHAVVLPDANRTQTINALVGAAFGAAGQRCMATSVAVLVGKAREWLPDIKEAASKLKVNAGSEPGTDVGPVVSKRAKERVLGLIESGIKEGAKLELDGRDVTVPGYEQGNFVGPTLFSGVTTDMQVYTQEIFGPVLVTLAVDTLDEAIALVNANPFGNGTGLFTQSGAAARKFQSEIDIGQVGINIPIPVPVPFFSFTGSRGSKLGDLGPYGKQVVQFYTQTKTVTARWFDDDSVNDGVNTTISLR
- the mmsB gene encoding 3-hydroxyisobutyrate dehydrogenase translates to MRIAFIGLGNMGAPMARNLIKAGHQLNLFDLNKTVLAELAELGGQVSASPKEAAANSELVITMLPAAAHVRSVYLNEDGVLAGVRPGTPTVDCSTIDPQTAREVCKAAAAKGVDMGDAPVSGGTGGAAAGTLTFMVGASAALFATLKPVLEQMGRNIVHCGEVGTGQIAKVCNNLLLGISMIGVAEAMALGNALGIDTKVLAGIINSSTGRCWSSDTYNPWPGIIETAPASRGYTGGFGAELMLKDLGLATEAARQVHQPVILGAVAQQLYQAMSLRGEGGKDFSAIVEGYRKKD
- a CDS encoding LysR family transcriptional regulator, giving the protein MHFDLIDLTLFRHTLECGNITAGARRSHLSLPAASARIRAMEASLGTALLERNRRGVQPTPAGQALLQHARLIGQQVERLQFDLGQYAQGQQGQVRLLCNTAALTEYLPEQLAGYLADNPGVSVDVQEMPSLRIVQSISQGMADVGIISTAAPSTHLQTLPFRDDPLVLISPLAHPLGSEPAPSFIDSLAHGHVGLGANSALALYLEEQALREGRRMHVRVRAEGFDGVIRMVAGGAGVGVVPLAAVKRWEGVLPLHWVALREDWANRRLLLCARDFAGLPGYAAGLVERLAKP
- a CDS encoding putative quinol monooxygenase, whose amino-acid sequence is MSEQYAFILKAKTRPEMAEAFETLFRAYVEPSRNEPGCIEYHMLRDKEDPSLFVFFEVWANKAALDVHSALPHMVEFFEKRMEYLERDFDIQLIEMLSASSASR
- a CDS encoding cupin domain-containing protein, which translates into the protein MSDFITVLRETCPTPVVDATKWKRIGGDPHTVNLNAYLSADGSKIMGTWICTPGKFEVNYEKWEFCHFLEGYCIVTPEGEAPKHLKAGDVFVIEPGMKGTWEVVETVRKYFVFA
- a CDS encoding LysR family transcriptional regulator codes for the protein MKTRSEELQVFVAVIDCGSISAAAEQLGQTPSAVSRTLARLEAKLGTTLVNRTTRRMDLTEEGRFFLERSRLVLQQMDDMEERLSMNRQTPSGRLRINAAAPFMLHAILPWIGEFRSQYPDIELELNTDDLIIDLLEQSTDVAIRIGELADSSLHARSLGCSPVQILASPAYLQRHGTPQHVEDLNHHCLLGFSQPESLNQWPLRHAQGDRWPIRPALLASSGETLRQLALAGEGIVSLSHFMTHEDIRAGRLQVILSAATNGYRQPIHAVYYRNTQLALRIQCFLDFIQRKLAMYAC
- a CDS encoding NAD(P)H-dependent oxidoreductase, encoding MKKILLLNGGKQFAHSEGRLNQTLHEAALAHLDRAGFDVQQTFIDAGYDVQAEVEKFLWADVVIYQMPGWWMGAPWTVKKYIDEVFTAGHGSLYANDGRTRSDASQKYGSGGLVQGKQYMLSLTWNAPQQAFDDPSDFFEGKGVDAVYFPFHKANQFLGMTGLPTYLAVDVMKRPDVPAALAAYEAHLNAVFGVAQ
- the ggt gene encoding gamma-glutamyltransferase, whose amino-acid sequence is MRIVLFQSMALGAAILSCSSAYAVTLEGGAVAAPDQYGAQVAADILKKGGNAVDAAVATAFTLAVTYPEAGNIGGGGFMTLFVDGKPYFLDYREVAPKAATRNMYLDEKGEVIENLSLVGVRAAGVPGTVMGLWEAHKKFGKLPWSELLTPAIGYAKNGFKIAEKQYQYRNDAQGLFKTATNFNDYFGTMKVGELFKQPEMAQTLERIADKGVSEFYQGKTADLLVAQMQADKGLITKEDLKDYKAVWREPMALSWRGNVVYTAPPPSSGGVALAQLLGIKEDRAADFKGVAHNSAQYIHLLAEIEKRVFADRADYLGDPAFTKVPVDQLIAKDYLAKRAAQVNAKAISATEDVKPGLEPHQTTHFSIVDKQGNAVSNTYTLNLDYGSGVVVKGAGFLLNDEMDDFSAKPGAANAFGVVGGDANAIEPGKRMLSSMSPSLMTRDGKVELVIGTPGGSRIFTSIFQVMNNLYDYGMPLDKAVAAQRVHHQLLPKDTIYFDSYAPLTGPVADELKKMGYVLEDQGWEMGDIQAIRVNGAKLETASDPRGRGVGMVVK